A single window of Halococcus saccharolyticus DSM 5350 DNA harbors:
- a CDS encoding RsmB/NOP family class I SAM-dependent RNA methyltransferase, with protein sequence MDVLSRYEPLIDDFGAFRAACERPLPSVVRVNGIKATPERARTALEEEGIDYEPCEWHPRLLRLDTDHPGRTWGAFHGWFHGQEEVSALPARVCDPEPGERVWAACAAPGGKATQLAARADDAGLVVANDRNLGRLSALRFNAERLGVTSMAVTNRDARNYSLAPFDFDAFDRSLCDVPCSCEGTIRKNPDALDQWSVGYLDEIASTQEAILRRAIQATRSGGAVVYSTCTFAPEENEAVLDGVLDSENCRLVDFNCALDSRPGITEWEGERFDPSVERAKRIYPHLNDTGGFFCAKLEVGG encoded by the coding sequence ATGGATGTGCTCTCCCGATACGAGCCGCTGATCGACGATTTCGGGGCGTTCCGAGCGGCCTGCGAACGGCCGCTGCCGTCGGTCGTCCGAGTCAACGGGATCAAGGCGACACCCGAGCGCGCTCGCACCGCCCTCGAGGAAGAGGGGATCGACTACGAACCGTGTGAGTGGCATCCCAGACTCCTCCGCCTCGATACCGATCATCCGGGACGGACGTGGGGAGCGTTTCACGGCTGGTTCCACGGCCAGGAGGAAGTGTCGGCGCTGCCCGCCCGCGTCTGTGATCCCGAGCCTGGCGAGCGCGTCTGGGCCGCCTGCGCCGCCCCCGGTGGGAAGGCCACCCAGCTCGCGGCGCGCGCCGACGACGCCGGCCTCGTGGTCGCCAACGACAGAAATCTCGGCCGACTGTCGGCGCTGCGGTTCAACGCCGAGCGTCTCGGCGTGACCTCGATGGCGGTGACGAACCGCGACGCTCGAAACTACTCGCTCGCGCCGTTCGATTTCGACGCGTTCGACCGCTCACTGTGTGACGTGCCGTGTTCGTGCGAGGGAACGATCCGAAAGAACCCTGATGCGCTCGATCAGTGGTCGGTCGGCTATCTCGACGAGATCGCGAGCACCCAGGAAGCGATCCTCCGACGGGCGATCCAGGCCACCCGGTCGGGCGGAGCGGTCGTCTACTCGACGTGTACGTTCGCCCCCGAAGAGAACGAGGCCGTGCTCGATGGCGTTCTCGATAGCGAAAACTGCCGGCTCGTCGATTTCAACTGTGCGCTCGACAGCCGTCCCGGTATCACCGAGTGGGAGGGCGAGCGCTTCGATCCGAGCGTGGAGCGGGCCAAGCGGATCTACCCGCACCTGAACGACACGGGTGGCTTTTTCTGTGCGAAACTGGAGGTCGGCGGATGA
- a CDS encoding YkgJ family cysteine cluster protein yields the protein MVSLESELDRARELDVAELADAIESIGFECTRCGACCKAAETDAGEDEEHTATVFPDEVRALEEQGEYDWRDVARPMPYGLTDVPEGPEGETFEWALQTTGCGDCTFYAEADDGTGACTAHDDRPLICRTYPFSVALEGSSQPMGEAVDRVGQVRAHECEGLGRDIDREDAEELAAALKRRSVRELEEAIGVRENYEPADPGPGEVVVHDSEGAKRPDGDPVER from the coding sequence ATCGTGAGCCTCGAATCCGAACTCGACCGGGCGCGCGAACTCGATGTCGCGGAGTTGGCCGACGCGATCGAGTCGATCGGGTTCGAGTGTACGCGCTGCGGTGCGTGCTGTAAGGCCGCCGAGACCGATGCCGGAGAAGACGAGGAGCATACTGCGACGGTCTTCCCCGACGAGGTACGGGCGCTCGAAGAGCAGGGTGAATATGACTGGCGGGACGTCGCCAGGCCGATGCCCTATGGCTTGACCGACGTCCCCGAAGGCCCTGAAGGGGAGACCTTCGAGTGGGCGCTTCAAACGACGGGCTGTGGCGACTGCACGTTCTACGCCGAGGCCGACGACGGAACGGGGGCGTGTACCGCCCACGACGACCGGCCGCTGATCTGTCGGACGTACCCGTTCAGCGTCGCTTTGGAGGGGTCGAGTCAGCCGATGGGTGAGGCGGTCGATCGGGTCGGGCAGGTCCGCGCTCACGAGTGCGAGGGGCTCGGCCGCGACATCGACCGCGAGGACGCCGAAGAGTTGGCTGCCGCGCTCAAACGCCGCTCGGTGCGCGAACTCGAAGAGGCGATCGGCGTCCGAGAAAACTACGAGCCCGCCGATCCCGGACCCGGCGAGGTGGTCGTCCACGACTCCGAGGGCGCGAAGCGACCCGACGGCGACCCGGTCGAGCGGTAG
- a CDS encoding PPOX class F420-dependent oxidoreductase produces the protein MASIPESFHDLFERETFAHFTTMMPDGTPQATPVWVDYDLDADRVLVNTARGRQKEQNVNRNPKVGLSMVDPDDPYRFVSVRGEVDELTEDGAVEHIHQLARRYMDVEEYPGLEDEEGARVQIRIRPDDVVAGGAD, from the coding sequence ATGGCGTCGATTCCGGAGTCGTTCCACGATCTGTTCGAGCGCGAGACGTTCGCCCACTTCACTACGATGATGCCCGACGGCACGCCGCAGGCGACACCGGTCTGGGTGGATTACGACCTCGACGCCGACCGCGTGCTGGTCAACACGGCGCGGGGCCGACAGAAAGAGCAGAACGTCAACCGGAACCCGAAGGTCGGGCTCTCGATGGTCGATCCCGACGACCCCTACCGGTTCGTCTCAGTGCGTGGAGAAGTCGACGAACTCACCGAGGACGGTGCGGTCGAGCACATCCACCAGCTCGCCCGCCGGTACATGGACGTCGAGGAGTATCCTGGCCTCGAAGACGAGGAGGGTGCGCGCGTCCAGATCCGGATCCGGCCCGACGACGTCGTCGCCGGCGGAGCTGACTGA
- a CDS encoding MBL fold metallo-hydrolase, with protein MEPERIPVPVDTTAPGGTTNAYVLGSDRAVLVDPAAATSELDTALDGRQVDTVLVTHAHPDHVGGVAAYADGGATVLARAGYEDRFERATGVVPDDTVRDGATVETDAGAVRVASTPGHAPDHVALGFDDGVLVGDLAIASGSVVVGSGEGDMRGYLTALRRLHTRDPERLYPGHGPVIDEPRAVLERLLTHRLDREKAVLRAVQEGAKTVAEITDAAYEKDISGVRELAEATVEAHLEKLAVEKRVGWDGARANA; from the coding sequence ATGGAGCCCGAACGGATTCCGGTTCCGGTCGACACTACCGCACCCGGTGGTACGACGAACGCCTACGTACTCGGTAGCGACCGCGCCGTGTTGGTCGATCCGGCGGCTGCGACGTCCGAACTCGACACCGCGCTCGATGGACGGCAGGTCGATACTGTTCTCGTCACCCACGCCCATCCCGATCACGTCGGTGGCGTCGCCGCGTACGCGGATGGCGGAGCTACCGTTCTCGCGCGGGCTGGTTACGAGGACCGTTTCGAGCGCGCGACTGGGGTCGTTCCCGACGACACGGTTCGTGACGGAGCCACAGTCGAGACCGATGCGGGGGCAGTGCGAGTGGCATCGACGCCGGGCCACGCCCCCGATCACGTCGCACTCGGGTTCGACGACGGAGTTCTCGTCGGTGATCTCGCGATCGCATCGGGAAGCGTGGTCGTGGGATCGGGCGAGGGCGACATGCGCGGGTATCTCACCGCACTCCGACGGCTCCACACCCGCGATCCCGAGCGGTTGTATCCGGGCCACGGGCCGGTGATCGACGAGCCGCGGGCAGTTTTGGAACGGCTGCTCACCCACCGCCTCGACCGGGAGAAAGCGGTGTTGCGGGCGGTGCAGGAGGGTGCGAAGACGGTCGCAGAGATCACCGACGCCGCCTACGAGAAGGACATCTCGGGGGTGCGCGAGCTTGCGGAAGCGACGGTCGAGGCCCATCTCGAAAAACTCGCCGTCGAGAAGCGGGTGGGGTGGGACGGCGCGCGGGCGAACGCCTGA
- a CDS encoding MarR family transcriptional regulator — translation MSATTDHAQADGALSKTEYRDRLRELPPSAKLVAKVLESDAPLSQGQLADESLLPDRTVRYALNRLEDVELVGSRYSFHDARKQVYFLNT, via the coding sequence ATGAGTGCCACGACGGACCACGCACAAGCCGACGGCGCGCTGTCGAAGACCGAGTACCGTGATCGTTTGCGCGAACTCCCCCCGAGCGCGAAGCTCGTCGCCAAGGTCCTCGAATCCGATGCGCCGCTCTCGCAGGGCCAGCTCGCCGACGAATCGCTGCTCCCCGATAGGACTGTGCGCTACGCGCTCAACAGGTTGGAGGACGTCGAACTCGTCGGCTCGCGGTACAGCTTCCACGACGCGCGCAAGCAGGTCTACTTCCTCAACACGTAG
- a CDS encoding proteasome assembly chaperone family protein, with amino-acid sequence MARIDVVVDDVSLDAPTLVEGLPGVGLVGKIVADHLVSTFEMDYYAGVHCEGVPQAAVYRGERSSLRPPVRLHADEERDLLVLQSDVPVSPAEATEFAACITGWLDANDVTPLYLSGLPDQSEKVPEVYGVSTGGGERLLDDAGIVPPAEGGLVSGPTGALLYHAGRNDLDSVGLIAETNPQFPDPEAARAVIDGGVEPIVGIEVDTDALVDQAEEIQDARERLAKQMQQADDESSQAEPLRMFQ; translated from the coding sequence ATGGCACGCATCGATGTCGTCGTCGACGACGTGTCCCTCGACGCGCCGACGCTCGTCGAGGGGTTGCCCGGGGTCGGTCTGGTCGGGAAGATCGTGGCCGATCATCTCGTCAGCACGTTCGAGATGGACTACTACGCGGGCGTTCACTGCGAGGGCGTCCCGCAGGCGGCGGTCTATCGTGGCGAGCGCTCGTCGCTCCGACCGCCCGTCCGCCTCCACGCCGACGAGGAGCGCGATCTACTGGTACTCCAGAGCGACGTCCCGGTGTCGCCCGCGGAGGCGACCGAGTTCGCAGCCTGCATCACGGGCTGGCTCGACGCGAACGACGTCACGCCACTGTATCTCAGTGGTCTCCCGGATCAGTCCGAAAAGGTGCCCGAGGTCTACGGCGTCTCGACTGGCGGGGGTGAGCGCCTGCTCGACGACGCCGGTATCGTGCCACCCGCGGAGGGTGGTCTCGTCAGCGGCCCGACCGGCGCGCTGCTGTATCACGCCGGCCGGAACGACCTCGACAGCGTGGGACTGATCGCCGAAACCAATCCTCAGTTCCCCGACCCCGAGGCCGCCCGGGCGGTGATCGACGGCGGCGTCGAACCCATCGTCGGTATCGAGGTCGACACCGACGCGCTCGTCGATCAGGCCGAGGAAATTCAGGACGCCCGCGAACGACTCGCAAAGCAGATGCAACAGGCCGACGACGAGAGTTCCCAGGCCGAGCCGCTCCGGATGTTCCAGTAG
- a CDS encoding class I SAM-dependent methyltransferase, which yields MKGQEWYQADEIAETYESKRFSDGGRLIDEREKRAVLSAVGPVEGKRMLEIACGTGRFTTMLAERGADIVGLDISPAMLQEGRKKARAAGVADHLEFMRGDAARLPFPDDHFETVIAMRFFHLADTPASFLAEMQRVARDQVVFDTFRRFSTRSIYNWLLPMGSRLYSRMEVEQLLDGAGLRLADEEHDFFLPYGLYRKLPDRLAGRLREVDTAVMESPIGDHVASVSYWDTRLKG from the coding sequence GTGAAGGGACAGGAGTGGTACCAGGCCGACGAGATCGCCGAGACTTACGAGTCGAAGCGGTTCTCCGACGGCGGCCGGCTGATCGACGAACGCGAGAAGCGAGCCGTGCTCTCGGCGGTCGGCCCGGTCGAGGGCAAGCGAATGCTCGAGATCGCCTGCGGTACGGGGAGGTTCACCACGATGCTCGCCGAGCGCGGCGCGGACATCGTCGGCCTCGACATCTCGCCGGCGATGCTCCAAGAGGGGCGGAAGAAGGCCCGTGCGGCGGGCGTCGCCGACCACCTCGAGTTCATGCGCGGCGACGCCGCTCGGCTCCCTTTCCCCGACGATCACTTCGAAACCGTCATCGCGATGCGATTTTTCCATCTCGCCGACACCCCGGCCTCCTTCCTCGCGGAGATGCAGCGGGTCGCGCGCGATCAGGTGGTCTTCGACACGTTCCGACGGTTCAGCACCCGGAGCATCTACAACTGGCTCCTTCCGATGGGATCGCGGCTTTATTCCCGAATGGAGGTCGAACAGCTGCTCGACGGCGCTGGCCTCCGACTCGCCGACGAGGAACACGACTTCTTCCTCCCGTATGGTCTGTATCGGAAGCTCCCCGATCGGCTGGCGGGTCGCCTTCGTGAGGTCGATACTGCCGTCATGGAGTCGCCGATCGGTGACCACGTGGCGTCGGTGTCGTACTGGGATACTCGGCTGAAGGGGTAG